CAGTGATCAGCCTGTTATTgacaaagggaaggagaaactgTACAGAAGGTTTCAGAGTAGAGACCTGCTGATAATGGGAAGCAGCACCAGACATGTGCTTGGGCATCTCCCTGGAGAATGTATTTCCCCTCGGGGGTTTTACATGCTGCTGCCAGGTGTTCTGAAAGGTGTTACCCAGGGCACTGGTAGCAGGGGGTGTCTCTCTTGATAAGGATTGGAGGAAACAGGACCCTTGAAAACAGCTTTTGCAAGAGCTGGTGGATTTTGGGTAACACGATTTCCTTTTGGGACTCGGGGAAGGGATGGTTGTGCTGGGAATAGCGCCAGGGGAAGATGTGGGAACAGATGATCCCTCATCACCCACGGGCTTCTTGGCCAGCACAACCAGGGGCAGCCAGGCCTCCATGGTCTGCAGTGTGTGCAGCTCCTGGCGTGCTGTCAGCAGGCGTGACCTGTCCACAGAGCCCACCACAAACACCAGGACATGTGCCTGGCTCAGGTAGTGGGGTCGGTGTGGCCGCAACTTCGCCCCCAGCCCGAGTCCCTCCGCCCCGCGCCTTCCCCTTCCGCTCGGCCACACCGGGCCaggactacaactcccagcgTGCCCTGCGCAGTCGGCAGCTCTCGCGAGATCTGAGCACTATAAGAGCGCTCCCGCGGGGGCGCCCCCTCGTCCTTCCCCTGGACCGCGGGGTTGGGCGGTCGGTGCCCGGTATGGCGCTGACCGGGccctcatccccagctcctcgCCGGGCCCCGTCAGCCTCAGGCCGGCCCCATTAGCCTCAGCCGAACCGAGGCATCGCCGCCGCCATGAGCTCGCGGCAGCCGGACGCTCCCGGTAAGGTCCCCCCGACCCCCGCGCTCCCCATCTGTCCCGGTAGCCGCGGGGCTGAGTGCTGACCCCGCTGTGTTCGCAGCGCTGGAGCAGGGCGGCGGGGCCCGCCCCGGTAAGATGTCGCTACCCCTCGGTGTGCCGCGAAGGGCCTTCAGCTACGATGACGCCCTGGAGGACACGGCGCCCATGACGCCGCCGCCCGCCGACCTCTGCGCTAACGTGCTCTGGAAGCAGCCCGTCATCCCCGGCCGCAAGTACCAGGAGCTCTCGAAGGTAGGGCCCGATCTGCCTCCTGTTATGTCCTGGTAGCCCTCCTGCCCGGCCCACGCATCGCACTGGGCCCGCTGCCCCCCCGCACCCTCCCGCAGCAGGGACTCCTCGGGAGGtgcagggaagaagggagcagggatgggtttGCTGCCTGGCCCGGCGCTTGGAAGGGTGAAATGTGGTTCAGATGGGCGTGTTCTGCGAGTCTCCTTGTTTACTGAGGTGTTAATGGGTGAAACCGCTGTAATTAAACCAAAGCAAAAGGAGTAGAGGGTGGCGAGACTCCTGACACTGGAGTCAggagcccagggaagctgtggattccttgtccctggaagtgttcagagTCAGGTTGGGCAAAGCTTTGAGCAACTTCATCTAGTGAAAGGTGTCCTGGCCCACAGCAGGGGAGCTGTACTGATGGTCTTTGAAGGTCCCTGTCCTACAAAATGACCATGTGCAGGACTCTTAAGTTTACATGTGGTTCTCTAACATTATTGAATGGGAGTAAATAACTGTGTATCCCTTTGAGCTTAACTTCTGCTTTTCATCTCCTCTTGGTTTTAAATCCTTGTCATGGAAGAACACATAAAGTTGTGTTATGGCACAACTACCCTGTCAGGGAACATTAACTCCTGTGTTGGGAGGAGGCAGTCTGTTTTACACGATTACTTGTTTTCTGGCATTTGTTATCTGGTTCTTTTTGCTGGGTTCTTGTGAGCAGTGGTGGAGCTATGGCCGATTAGAGAGAGACACTGTGCAAGAAATTGATAAGAGGAATGAGGGGGAGAACAAGATCTAGACACCAGATTCTGCTCAATGTGGCTGTGATTCTGTAAACAGCTTGTGTTTCTGAGCTGTCTGTCGAAGGGTGGCCCAGTTGACCTTGAAGTCCAGGTTGTATTTATGAGACTGGAAGTAGatactttgtgttttcttccctgttaACCTTTTGGTACATCGACTAACAGCTTGCTGGCTCTGAGCCTGGTAGGTTTTCAACTGTTGGATGTGAGTTGCTTGCTTGTTATTAAGAATTACAAGGTTCAAGCTCTGAACATTCCTGGGTTGTAGTGAGAACAGCATATAGGAATTTCTTCCGTGGGATGAAGGCTGGCTCCTGGAGCAGCTTGGCCTTGCATCTCATTTGAGTCATTAAAGATGTGTCCTGGCAGGGTGCTGAGATAACTTCTTATCCTAAACTGTTCCCTGCTTTCTCCCCACAGATGGAGGAAGGGGATGTTGACATGAATGCACCCACCATGACTCCTTCATCATCCACTGAAAGCGTGAACAGGGTCCCTGTGGTGAAGGCCAAGGCCACTCACATCATCATGAACTCTCTCATTACAAGTAAGAACTCTTGCCTTTAATGTGGTGGTGAATGGGGTGCAGGCTCACAAGTGTGCTCCAGGTTGGTAATGCCTCAAGGGTTGCTGGACAACTTATGGGTTCAGACCCTAATTCTTGAACTAGATGAGTGTTTTTTGAGGATGCTTGTAGAAAGAAGCAAGGAACTAGGGAGTAGGCCACACTTACAACCTCTGTATTTGCAGGTGCTGGAAGTGGGTGATGAGGGGGGTGTGCAGGGTATGTTGTCTGCTGATAGGACACTGTAGTGCTAGAGTgcagtggtggctgctgctACCCTATGTTTGCTTATTAACTTGCTGTTTCTGAATGAAAGGTAAAGCTCTGAAATTAACCAGAGTGGTGTGAAGAACTGACATACTGTGTTAATAGAGCACTTGCTGGTATTTATGTTGGTTAATAGCTGCAGCAGCTGTATTGTTAACAGTAACActttaaaaaaccctcagcTGTATAAATTAGGATGCTTTAAAATCAAAGTGTGTCAGTTGCTTGCAGAGAGGCCATGCCTGTTTGCAGCAAGAGGAATTAATTTGTGTGTTAATTTGTCCCTGATGCCTCTTCTTCTGGAAGCTGAGATCTGAGCATCTTCCTCCAAGCAATGCTTCCAAAGACTTACAGATTTTCACAGCAGTCCTTTTTAATAGCTTTAcatatttctgtcttctctcaAAAATAACAATTATGTCAGAAAATACCATTAAGGAATATGAACcttgctggaaagcagcccaTGTTCTAATGATGAAATGCTAATCATAGTTAAAACCATGATAGCCTAAAAATGTTCTTGTGAGGTAAGAAGTCAGGAGCTCCAAACTTACACCTCCCAGGAAACACATTCAGTTACAAGTTGGAAATAAATAGGTAAATGTCTTCTGGATTTCTCATATGCAGTGCCCTATCCCTGAAAATAACACTAATATGGAAAATATTAACTGTTTTGAAGAAGACACTGGGCTTTTCCAGTAGTCTTTTCATGCTCTGATTACTTTTGACTTTAAGTTCCATTAGGGAGTGAACATCTTAGTGAGAGGAacaaagtgcttttatttttcagaactgaagtTGATACCAGTGTATTAGATGCTCTCTGTGTATTTGGCTGAACGTGCTTACTTTACCTGATTTAGAATCATTGGGAGTTTTTACCACCTGTTCTGCAAGGCTGTGACTGTCAGATCAGCTGAGGTTGGCAGCGTTTCAGATTACATCATTCTTTATTAGCCAGAAAAACTTCCTTGAGTCTGGAGGGCCACTGAAGGTGACCAGCTCAGTGAGATCTCCTAGATTTAGGAAGTTGTAATTAGGAGTAATGCAGCTTTTTGGGTAAGATAGCTTTACTTACAGGTGTGGGCACTTGTAATACCTCTGGTGATCTGCTTGCAGAGCCCTGTGACTCAGGGTGGTTTTCAAGTCAGGATTTCTCATCAGCTTCACCTCACTGCCTATCAACTATTGCAACTTGTAGGTATGAATGATGGAACACAGGTCTTATGTTTGATTGCTTAAGTTGCCTTTGTGTGCCAGAACTGCTGATACCTCTTTGTGCATGTGCTGTTGTCTGTTCCAGAGCAAACTCAGGAGAGCATTCAGCGCTttgagcagcaggcagggctgagagATGCTGGCTACACCCCCCATAAAGGCCTCACTACTGAGGAGACCAAGTATCACCGAGTAGCTGAGGCAGTGCATGTAAGGCTTGTTCTGCATTGCCTTTCTCCATCTGTGTTGTGCAGTAGCTTAACACCTGTCTGGTGATGTGATTTTTGTGGTATGTTACTTAAAGTGCTTCATTTGAAGAATTTGTTGCATAAAAAAAGTTTACCCATGTTAAAATGTTAGTGTTAACATTGATCCTTTTGAaacaaatgggttttttttttctgaaatgtcatATTTCCCAGTCATGTCAGACATCAGTCATCTTTCCAAGAGGGACCATCTCTCTGCAATCTCCTTTCTTTCAGTTGTCCTCTGCAGTTAATTGTTGTAACTCTTTGTTCCAAGAGAACTTGTGAACTGTGCATATCTGATGTGGAAGCTAACCATTTAATTTGGGCTCACCtcttactgaaaataaagacaaaggTTTTTAATTAGTATGTTCCTGATGAGCTCTCTGGCTCACAGTAAGTTTGTAGTTGGAATTTAATAATGAACTCTCCAAGTGGATTCCCACGAGGTCAAAGTTGCAGTAACAGTGTCAGTGAATTGCATCAGTGTGGCTTGGATAGCCACAGGAAACATTCTGAGAAGGTGGCTGCATAGCTGGCATTTGAACTGTAACTGCCCTTCAAGTGACTTCTTCAGAGTTCAGTTTGTACTGCTTGATGTGTAATAACCTGGTTCATATACACCCAGTTCCTGTTTTTCTTGTAACCAGGTTTACTTTTCAAATGCACTTTACCTCAGTGCTCTAGAGGCCTGGTTTCACCTTCATTAGAGAATCTGTAGGACTGAAAACTTGGCTCTGGAAAGTGCTGCAGACAAGTGGCTGCTTTGGCATTTATATTTGCTGTCTCAGCTGGTAGCTGAGCTGATGTCTAAGCTCTGCTGCATCCACTCCCTGTGGGTGCTGGTACTGAAGCAGTGCACTGCTGTTGGGTAGTGACTCTGAACTGCAGAGTGAGCTGTAggtgttattttatttcctctcatcTGGAGCATGTTTTGAACATATTTCCAAAGGAGTTGTATCTGGAGTGAAGCTTTTGGGGGAGTTACAAACATTGTAATACTATGCTTAGCTTCAGGTAAAGTGACACTTAATTGTTTATATCACAGGTGGTAAAGGATTTCTCCAGTTTTGGCAATAAAACTGTCTGCTTGTTCCTTATGTCTTGTATTTAAGTAATGTTGCTTTGTGTTTGTCTTGCCTCTCCTAACAGACACTAAAAATGCAGAGTGGAGAGATGACAAAAGATGAGAAACAAACTTCTTCTGCTCAGTCCACTCCAAGCAGCACTCCCCACTCCTCTCCCAAGCATAAAACCAGGTATGCTGTTACTGCCTCCTTTGGTTTCCTACAGTATGCTGAGGTGGGAGCTGCTACACAGAACCTTCTTATCCACTGAGGGACTAAGGGGTGACATTCAGAGCCTGCTGTGGATTTGTGTTGGATGGATCCAGATGTTGAAAGTGTGTCAAACTCGATCATGCATGTCTTCATCTTGGGTAGTAAAAAACATACTAAAACTGTTTAAATTGCCCCTGATAACTACACGTAAAGTTCTTGTTGCAGTGAGCCACGTGAAGTGTTTATTTTCGTGTTTTATACATCTCAATGACATTTTTTCCCTAGGAGTTGGTTTAGTTCAGGATCCTCTACTTCTATTGCTGGCCCAGACTTTGCCACGGAAGCTGTTGGGGACAAATTGCCATCAGAAAGATGGAGCTTTTTTGGACCTAAAGCCATCCAGAAATCCACCAATGATCCAGGTATGCCCTCAAAAATTTCCTGTCCTGTCAGGGCTGGGGGACAACTGTAATGCAACAAATTTGCTATTTCTCAAGCCTTATCCTGCTCGCTTCGTTACTTTCTAGGACCACCTTGTGAATGTGTGCTATTCATATAGTTTGTGCATAAATATAAAGCAGCTATAATATAAACCTATGCCAAggatctgaaagcagaaataacttGCACTCAGCTGCACTGGAAGGGCAGGGTGCAAATGTGACAGCAGAGAAAGTGGAGTAGAAAGCTGTCTGAAAGGGGAAGTGCCAGCCATGGATGTGGAATAGGCTTTAGAGGACATGAAGCTGCTGGGTCTTGCACAGGCTTTCTGCACTGTTGGACATGAGTGTGACTGCTCACTCCTGGCACCAGTAGGAGAGGACCTGGCTAGTTTTCCTAGATCTTACTACTgtgattatttgtttttttaatcaggagGATTTACCATCCAGTCCTATAAGGGTGCCCAGAAACCGTCCCCAATGGAGCTGATGCGTGCTCAAGCTACTAGGATGCCAGAGAATCCAATCACCTTCAAGCCACCCAAAATGGACATTCCAGTCACAGAAGGGAGGAAACAATCTCCACGTTCTCATAATATCAAACCTCGGGATTTGAATGTGCTCACTCCCACTGGGTTCTAGGAAAGCTGCTTCTGGTGTCTTTAGTGGGCTACAGGGTGTCTTAGGCTCTGCTTCCCTGCCCCATTGTGCTGCAGTAAGATAGGAATGTCTCCCTTCCAGATCTTCATCTCAGAAAAGGAAGCAGTTGTGACTGTCCTCCTGAAGCAGGTCTTAGAAAAACTTCTGCACTGGTACTAAACCAGTGCATACCATCCTGTCTGCTGTATTGCCCCAATTTGGTCTGCTAGGCTGCACTGGATGTGCTTTCTGCTACATGACACCACAGTAAAACCTTGAACTGTGTTTTGTGGGACAGGACTGCATGTGATGTGCAAACAGGCTGGCTTGTCTACCTGTAGTCTGATTGTCTTGTCCTGCTCAGTGCTGAAGTACTCTTGGGAAGATTGTGGTTCTGTCTGGCATCTTCAGAACaccagcagaaaatgaaggaaacaaacaaggACTGAAGATTGGACCATTAAGTGCCAGAAGTTTTTTCTGGGAATGTGGTGGGTCAGTTTTAAATGTGGCACTTCCTCAGCATCCAGTGTGACCTTTAAGTTCAACACCTAATActattttgtaaaagaaaagtgCAGCAGTGACTGTTCCAAGATGCTTTTATTAGAAAGGCAGAGAACAGAATCTAATGGGGCTTGGCAGCAATGAGAGAATTGCTTCTCTTCCAACTCTTCTTGTTCCTCCAAAAAGGTGGAAATTACTAGAGCTTGAATCATGtaattcttctctcttctttctgcaaAACAAGTGTCCTATCCTCTAGTCAACAGACTTAGAGATGTTCTGGCACTCCGTGTGCTGCTTgatatttttttgggggggggggggctttttCTAGTTTCTGGAATCTTGCGTGAATCATGTAGGAGTGTATTAGGCACAAAGGACACTTCTCAAATAGGACTTGGTTTcattaaatgcattttgcagggctggggcagggactgaAGGCAGATCAAGGCTAAATGTTCCTCCCTGCTACGATACAGCTATGTGTAATTTTTGGCCTAGTCAGAACCAATTTCTGGGAACAGCTAACACTTATTTTCATGTGAAGTAGAAGGAACTCCTAGGATACTATCTAATCCCTTAAGCATTATAGACAGTGTTGCTCTAATCTTCACCTGTCCTGTGGCAAACAGGTCTCCTCTTGATCTCatagctgtgctgcagagctccctcagccacaggctttctgtgggtgtgaggtggcagcagcagccttgcaTCTGGCACTTGAAGCTTCTCTGTTGCCAGGACATTTACAGAAGTTAATTAACAGCTGGTAAGCTTTGGGGTTTCTGTAGTCTTAAACCAAACATTCCTCCTGGAGGGGGTGAGGCAGGGTTGGCTCCCCTGGCTGTCTGCTCTCTcctcagaagcagcaggttTTGTGGCTCTGCTTCCTCTCGAGCTTTGACAGCACTTTTGGTGATGTTGTGTTGAAAGTCTCCCACCCAACCAAGCAGTTTTTTGTCACCTCTTGTTTGCACTTTGGCAGTCAGTCTCATTtgagattaatttatttgttgtCTTTATTAATGTCTCTAATGTGTGTGATTTTTgttacaagaaaataaaatccttgtgAATGGATGTCCTTGGTGTGTGTTACTGCTGGCAAAGCATCTGTGAGAGAAATGTGAGGTCAAGATTCTGACTAGTAAGACTGGCAGTACTTGTACTAGggtaaaatatttctctgggCTGGGGATA
This window of the Calypte anna isolate BGI_N300 chromosome 13, bCalAnn1_v1.p, whole genome shotgun sequence genome carries:
- the KIAA1191 gene encoding putative monooxygenase p33MONOX; translation: MSSRQPDAPALEQGGGARPGKMSLPLGVPRRAFSYDDALEDTAPMTPPPADLCANVLWKQPVIPGRKYQELSKMEEGDVDMNAPTMTPSSSTESVNRVPVVKAKATHIIMNSLITKQTQESIQRFEQQAGLRDAGYTPHKGLTTEETKYHRVAEAVHTLKMQSGEMTKDEKQTSSAQSTPSSTPHSSPKHKTRSWFSSGSSTSIAGPDFATEAVGDKLPSERWSFFGPKAIQKSTNDPGGFTIQSYKGAQKPSPMELMRAQATRMPENPITFKPPKMDIPVTEGRKQSPRSHNIKPRDLNVLTPTGF